A window from Culex pipiens pallens isolate TS chromosome 3, TS_CPP_V2, whole genome shotgun sequence encodes these proteins:
- the LOC120430334 gene encoding LOW QUALITY PROTEIN: enolase-like (The sequence of the model RefSeq protein was modified relative to this genomic sequence to represent the inferred CDS: inserted 1 base in 1 codon; substituted 2 bases at 2 genomic stop codons) yields MSKIIKFAINFASRVSIGSVNPVFPQQKAVENIKKLIAPAVMXSGLCVTQQKEIDELMLMLDETGNKSKLGANAILGVSLAVCKAGDAKKGIPLCKHIAELSGNGDIILPEPAFNVINGGSHAGNKLAMQEFMILPTGASSFTEAMKIGTEVYHHLKNVIKAMFGLDATTVGDEVGFAPNILEHKEALNLIXDAIAKAGYTGKVEIGVDVAASEFHKDGKYDLDFKNPKSDKSAWLSSDFLEDMYHCFIKDFPIVSLEDPFHQDHWSASTKITANIRLHHDPDRKCRVCTNKRTHTHRHLFINGGSHAGNKLAMQEFMILPTGASSFTEAMKIGTEVYHHLKNVIKAMFGLDATTVGDEVGFAPNILEHKEALNLIXDAIAKAGYTGKVEIGVDVAASEFHKDGKYDLDFKNPKSDKSAWLSSDFLEDMYHCFIKDFPIVSLEDPFHQDHWSASTKITANIRLHHDPDRKCRVCTNKRTAAAWKKHWHDDRHEGHDELRAGFVLTTNRCSRVASRVPVASCCTWPKIRTGGPATRRYTRNEAKVGFVVHMIPADIVIVEKFYAHLDVTENSKYGDGCHLYI; encoded by the exons caaaaatcatcaaatttgcgATCAACTTTGCAAGTCGTGTTTCGATCGGAAGTGTTAACCCCGTTTTCCCGCAACAGAAGGCGGTGGAGAACATCAAAAAGTTGATCGCGCCAGCCGTCA CGTCCGGCCTGTGCGTGACCCAGCAGAAGGAG ATCGATGAGCTGATGCTGATGTTGGATGAAACCGGAAACAAGTCGAAGCTCGGTGCCAACGCCATCCTGGGAGTCTCGCTGGCCGTGTGCAAGGCTGGTGACGCCAAGAAGGGTATTCCGCTGTGCAAGCACATCGCTGAGCTGTCCGGAAACGGTGACATCATCCTGCCGGAGCCGGCCTTCAACGTGATCAACGGTGGCAGCCACGCTGGTAACAAACTGGCCATGCAGGAGTTCATGATCCTGCCGACCGGTGCGTCGTCCTTCACCGAGGCCATGAAGATCGGCACGGAGGTGTACCACCACCTGAAAAACGTCATCAAGGCAATGTTCGGTCTGGACGCGACCACCGTCGGTGATGAGGTTGGCTTCGCGCCCAACATTTTGGAGCACAAGGAAGCGCTAAACCTGATCTAGGATGCCATCGCCAAGGCCGGATACACCGGAAAGGTTGAGATTGGCGTGGACGTCGCTGCGTCCGAGTTTCACAAGGACGGCAAGTACGATCTGGACTTCAAGAACCCCAAGTCTGACAAGAGCGCCTGGCTGTCGTCGGACTTCCTCGAAGACATGTACCACTGCTTCATCAAGGACTTCCCAATCGTCAGCCTTGAGGATCCCTTCCACCAGGATCACTGGAGCGCCTCGACGAAGATCACCGCCAACATTCGCCTACACCACGATCCAGATCGAAAATGCAGAGTGTGTACGAATAAACGCAC acacacgcacagacatttgttcatcAACGGTGGCAGCCACGCTGGTAACAAACTGGCCATGCAGGAGTTCATGATCCTGCCGACCGGTGCGTCGTCCTTCACCGAGGCCATGAAGATCGGCACGGAGGTGTACCACCACCTGAAAAACGTCATCAAGGCAATGTTCGGTCTGGACGCGACCACCGTCGGTGATGAGGTTGGCTTCGCGCCCAACATTTTGGAGCACAAGGAAGCGCTAAACCTGATCTAGGATGCCATCGCCAAGGCCGGATACACCGGAAAGGTTGAGATTGGCGTGGACGTCGCTGCGTCCGAGTTTCACAAGGACGGCAAGTACGATCTGGACTTCAAGAACCCCAAGTCTGACAAGAGCGCCTGGCTGTCGTCGGACTTCCTCGAAGACATGTACCACTGCTTCATCAAGGACTTCCCAATCGTCAGCCTTGAGGATCCCTTCCACCAGGATCACTGGAGCGCCTCGACGAAGATCACCGCCAACATTCGCCTACACCACGATCCAGATCGAAAATGCAGAGTGTGTACGAATAAACGCAC GGCAGCGGCGTGGAAGAAGCACTGGCACGACGATCGCCATGAAGGCCACGATGAGTTACGTGCCGGATTTGTCCTCACTACGAACCGGTGCTCGAGAGTTGCTTCAAGGGTTCCAGTTGCAAGCTGCTGTACGTGGCCAAAGATCCGGACTGGTGGACCCGCGACCAGACGCTACACAAGGAACGAGGCCAAGGTCGGTTTTGTGGTGCACATGATTCCGGCGGACATCGTCATCGTGGAGAAGTTTTACGCCCATCTGGATGTGACGGAGAATTCAAAATATGGAGACGGATGCCATCTGTACATCTGA